The Watersipora subatra chromosome 1, tzWatSuba1.1, whole genome shotgun sequence genome has a window encoding:
- the LOC137406529 gene encoding syntaxin-7-like isoform X1, with protein MASYQGFPEDTSNDYDRLASSISSNIQKISTKVNQCQRLVDQLGTPRDRGDLTGQIQEIHHSNNELAKKTNTQLRNLADSLRHAPASVKRQRELQKSRLTDEFTSVLNKVQKVQREAADKEKASVRRARTNSASTSNPFADPDDYSSDFSTDPFSAKYYSEPKKQSMQAVLEEEDNLTAIQERESAIKSLESDILDVNQIFKDLGSLVYEQGEMIDSIESNVEATSVHVEEANVQLETARNYQSAARKKKCICVIILIVALGVVAAIIAIVVVSNNNSKKSQ; from the exons ATGGCATCATATCAAGGCTTCCCAG AAGACACGAGCAACGACTATGACAGACTGGCCTCAAGCATAAGTAGTAACATACAGAAGATATCAACCAAGG TGAATCAATGTCAACGTTTGGTTGACCAGCTAGGCACACCCCGTGATAGAGGTGATCTCACTGGCCAAATACAGGAAATTCACCATAGCAATAATGAGCTGGCGAAGAAAACTAACACACAATTGAGAAATCTCGCTGATAGCTTGCGACATGCTCCAGCAAGTGTCAAA AGGCAGAGAGAACTGCAAAAGTCCAGGTTAACTGATGAGTTCACTTCTGTACTAAACAAAGTACAAAAGGTACAGAGAGAGGCTGCCGATAAAGAAAAAGCTAGTGTAAGGCGTGCTCGAACCAACTCGGCATCT ACCTCTAATCCTTTTGCCGATCCTGATGACTACTCGTCAGACTTCTCTACAGACCCATTCTCTGCCAAGT ATTACAGTGAGCCCAAGAAGCAATCAATGCAGGCAGTGCTAGAGGAAGAGGATAACCTCACTGCCATTCAGGAGAGAGAATCTGCTATTAAAAGCTTAGAG TCGGATATTCTGGATGTAAATCAAATCTTCAAGGACTTGGGATCTCTCGTGTATGAACAAGGAGAGATGATAG ATAGCATAGAGTCAAATGTGGAGGCAACTTCTGTTCACGTCGAGGAGGCTAATGTGCAACTTGAGACAGCTCGCAACTATCAG TCAGCAGCCCGAAAAAAGAAATGCATATGCGTGATTATCCTGATAGTAGCACTTGGAGTTGTTGCTGccatcattgctatagttgttgtTTCAAATAACAATTCGAAGAAGTCGCAATAA
- the LOC137406529 gene encoding syntaxin-7-like isoform X3, with protein sequence MASYQGFPEDTSNDYDRLASSISSNIQKISTKVNQCQRLVDQLGTPRDRGDLTGQIQEIHHSNNELAKKTNTQLRNLADSLRHAPASVKRQRELQKSRLTDEFTSVLNKVQKVQREAADKEKASVRRARTNSASTSNPFADPDDYSSDFSTDPFSAKLVPKKQSMQAVLEEEDNLTAIQERESAIKSLESDILDVNQIFKDLGSLVYEQGEMIDSIESNVEATSVHVEEANVQLETARNYQSAARKKKCICVIILIVALGVVAAIIAIVVVSNNNSKKSQ encoded by the exons ATGGCATCATATCAAGGCTTCCCAG AAGACACGAGCAACGACTATGACAGACTGGCCTCAAGCATAAGTAGTAACATACAGAAGATATCAACCAAGG TGAATCAATGTCAACGTTTGGTTGACCAGCTAGGCACACCCCGTGATAGAGGTGATCTCACTGGCCAAATACAGGAAATTCACCATAGCAATAATGAGCTGGCGAAGAAAACTAACACACAATTGAGAAATCTCGCTGATAGCTTGCGACATGCTCCAGCAAGTGTCAAA AGGCAGAGAGAACTGCAAAAGTCCAGGTTAACTGATGAGTTCACTTCTGTACTAAACAAAGTACAAAAGGTACAGAGAGAGGCTGCCGATAAAGAAAAAGCTAGTGTAAGGCGTGCTCGAACCAACTCGGCATCT ACCTCTAATCCTTTTGCCGATCCTGATGACTACTCGTCAGACTTCTCTACAGACCCATTCTCTGCCAAGTTAGTT CCCAAGAAGCAATCAATGCAGGCAGTGCTAGAGGAAGAGGATAACCTCACTGCCATTCAGGAGAGAGAATCTGCTATTAAAAGCTTAGAG TCGGATATTCTGGATGTAAATCAAATCTTCAAGGACTTGGGATCTCTCGTGTATGAACAAGGAGAGATGATAG ATAGCATAGAGTCAAATGTGGAGGCAACTTCTGTTCACGTCGAGGAGGCTAATGTGCAACTTGAGACAGCTCGCAACTATCAG TCAGCAGCCCGAAAAAAGAAATGCATATGCGTGATTATCCTGATAGTAGCACTTGGAGTTGTTGCTGccatcattgctatagttgttgtTTCAAATAACAATTCGAAGAAGTCGCAATAA
- the LOC137406529 gene encoding syntaxin-7-like isoform X2: MASYQGFPEDTSNDYDRLASSISSNIQKISTKVNQCQRLVDQLGTPRDRGDLTGQIQEIHHSNNELAKKTNTQLRNLADSLRHAPASVKRQRELQKSRLTDEFTSVLNKVQKVQREAADKEKASVRRARTNSASTSNPFADPDDYSSDFSTDPFSANEPKKQSMQAVLEEEDNLTAIQERESAIKSLESDILDVNQIFKDLGSLVYEQGEMIDSIESNVEATSVHVEEANVQLETARNYQSAARKKKCICVIILIVALGVVAAIIAIVVVSNNNSKKSQ; encoded by the exons ATGGCATCATATCAAGGCTTCCCAG AAGACACGAGCAACGACTATGACAGACTGGCCTCAAGCATAAGTAGTAACATACAGAAGATATCAACCAAGG TGAATCAATGTCAACGTTTGGTTGACCAGCTAGGCACACCCCGTGATAGAGGTGATCTCACTGGCCAAATACAGGAAATTCACCATAGCAATAATGAGCTGGCGAAGAAAACTAACACACAATTGAGAAATCTCGCTGATAGCTTGCGACATGCTCCAGCAAGTGTCAAA AGGCAGAGAGAACTGCAAAAGTCCAGGTTAACTGATGAGTTCACTTCTGTACTAAACAAAGTACAAAAGGTACAGAGAGAGGCTGCCGATAAAGAAAAAGCTAGTGTAAGGCGTGCTCGAACCAACTCGGCATCT ACCTCTAATCCTTTTGCCGATCCTGATGACTACTCGTCAGACTTCTCTACAGACCCATTCTCTGCCAA TGAGCCCAAGAAGCAATCAATGCAGGCAGTGCTAGAGGAAGAGGATAACCTCACTGCCATTCAGGAGAGAGAATCTGCTATTAAAAGCTTAGAG TCGGATATTCTGGATGTAAATCAAATCTTCAAGGACTTGGGATCTCTCGTGTATGAACAAGGAGAGATGATAG ATAGCATAGAGTCAAATGTGGAGGCAACTTCTGTTCACGTCGAGGAGGCTAATGTGCAACTTGAGACAGCTCGCAACTATCAG TCAGCAGCCCGAAAAAAGAAATGCATATGCGTGATTATCCTGATAGTAGCACTTGGAGTTGTTGCTGccatcattgctatagttgttgtTTCAAATAACAATTCGAAGAAGTCGCAATAA